From a single Drosophila sulfurigaster albostrigata strain 15112-1811.04 chromosome 3, ASM2355843v2, whole genome shotgun sequence genomic region:
- the LOC133843733 gene encoding uncharacterized protein LOC133843733 isoform X2, giving the protein MPKVKDMRVATLLLLLTVFNAYAPMADGQSYLLTLENVLTRQLPYNLTTVNGTSDADLFAEQVDNNTRIFVYKNIVESNNELSQTAMDVITIVWYVATFLALAAFFMLMACSDRRCRDMRNRQASATPNEQQRAPPTPSPSYSEFAPPSYDTVIKMQHAAKTSIFVIPFNSDNKTNDDATNISPVSTDPASVYTIDERPKATK; this is encoded by the exons ATGCCAAAAGTCAAAGATATGCGAGTTGCAACGTTGCTGTTACTTCTAACAG TATTCAATGCATACGCGCCCATGGCAGACGGTCAATCCTATCTGCTCACCCTGGAGAACGTTCTGACACGGCAATTGCCCTACAATCTGACAACTGTTAACGGTACATCGGATGCGGATCTGTTTGCCGAGCAAGTGGATAATAATACCAGAATATTTGTGTATAAAAATA TCGTCGAGTCGAACAACGAATTGTCACAGACGGCAATGGACGTGATTACCATCGTGTGGTatgtggcaacatttttggcattggCCGCCTTCTTCATGCTGATGGCCTGCTCGGATCGCCGTTGTCGCGATATGCGCAATCGCCAAGCGAGTGCCACGCCCAATGAGCAACAGCGTGCCCCGCCCACGCCTTCGCCCTCGTACAGTGAATTTGCGCCGCCCAGCTATGATACTGTCATCAAAATGCAGCATGCGGCCAAGACGAGCATCTTTGTGATTCCCTTCAACAGCGACAATAAGACAAACGATGATGCAACAAACATATCGCCTGTCTCTACTGATCCTGCCAGTGTCTATACAATTGATGAACGGCCAAAGGCGACCAAATAA
- the LOC133843733 gene encoding uncharacterized protein LOC133843733 isoform X1 has translation MPKVKDMRVATLLLLLTVFNAYAPMADGQSYLLTLENVLTRQLPYNLTTVNGTSDADLFAEQVDNNTRIFVYKNTVVESNNELSQTAMDVITIVWYVATFLALAAFFMLMACSDRRCRDMRNRQASATPNEQQRAPPTPSPSYSEFAPPSYDTVIKMQHAAKTSIFVIPFNSDNKTNDDATNISPVSTDPASVYTIDERPKATK, from the exons ATGCCAAAAGTCAAAGATATGCGAGTTGCAACGTTGCTGTTACTTCTAACAG TATTCAATGCATACGCGCCCATGGCAGACGGTCAATCCTATCTGCTCACCCTGGAGAACGTTCTGACACGGCAATTGCCCTACAATCTGACAACTGTTAACGGTACATCGGATGCGGATCTGTTTGCCGAGCAAGTGGATAATAATACCAGAATATTTGTGTATAAAAATA CAGTCGTCGAGTCGAACAACGAATTGTCACAGACGGCAATGGACGTGATTACCATCGTGTGGTatgtggcaacatttttggcattggCCGCCTTCTTCATGCTGATGGCCTGCTCGGATCGCCGTTGTCGCGATATGCGCAATCGCCAAGCGAGTGCCACGCCCAATGAGCAACAGCGTGCCCCGCCCACGCCTTCGCCCTCGTACAGTGAATTTGCGCCGCCCAGCTATGATACTGTCATCAAAATGCAGCATGCGGCCAAGACGAGCATCTTTGTGATTCCCTTCAACAGCGACAATAAGACAAACGATGATGCAACAAACATATCGCCTGTCTCTACTGATCCTGCCAGTGTCTATACAATTGATGAACGGCCAAAGGCGACCAAATAA
- the LOC133842771 gene encoding uncharacterized protein LOC133842771, which yields MQLCLWSILKVTLAIAFYAPSESLAYKIVRLQDNLCSDKLFFTLAKPFRGDPTLRLTDDHDSAAIITQTWNVTMPSGGHSVNKIKYDCKFRVQTNERPPRGIYTIITRLKLRSDPVTKKCIDYIQFSNGNRSPSERICNDISIDGPAGRLVFDQRDRDVHVHIFIDGDRHIFEDPLELRMVLTTHSECQFAGDFLCNPKDQYSCISRHFVRDNITNCMYPCRDEGTCFHDAIISEVDTTNVAISAITSLIFTMLGVGFCVWICWKYWNCITVQQHAHEASAARFNQRRARTDVPTIELPTAPTYDGMLTHDLSPNSQEHHQQQQQLQQPATPKDLPPSYESLFPDR from the exons ATGCAATTGTGCCTCTGGTCCATACTCAAAGTGACGCTAGCAATTGCGTTCTATGCGCCCAGTGAATCTCTAGCCTATAAAATTGTGCGTCTTCAAGACAATCTGTGTTCAGACAAGCTATTCTTCACACTAGCCAAGCCATTCCGAGGCGATCCCACCCTTCGGCTGACAGATGATCACGATTCGGCCGCAATTATAACCCAAACATGGAATGTCACAATGCCCAGTGGTGGCCACTCGGTGAACAAGATCAAATACGACTGCAAGTTTCGAGTGCAGACCAATGAGCGGCCGCCGCGGGGCATTTACACCATAATCACAAGGCTCAAGCTTCGAAGCGATCCGGTGACGAAGAAATGCATCGATTATATTCAATTCAGCAATGGGAATCGTTCGCCTAGCGAACGCATTTGCAATGACATCTCAATTGATGGGCCAGCTGGCCGTTTGGTCTTCGATCAGCGTGATCGCGATGTTCATGTGCATATTTTCATCGACGGGGATCGACACATTTTCGAGGATCCACTGGAGTTGCGAATGGTGTTGACAACGCATTCGGAATGTCAGTTTGCTGGCGATTTTCTATGCAATCCCAAGGATCAATACTCGTGCATATCGCGACATTTTGTACGCGACAACATCACAAATTGTATGTATCCGTGTCGGGATGAGGGCACTTGCTTCCACGACGCCATAATATCCGAAGTGGACACCACGAATGTTGCGATATCGGCAATAACATCGCTCATCTTCACAATGCTTGGCGTGGGTTTTTGTGTTTGGATCTGCTGGAAATACTGGAATTGCATCACGGTGCAGCAGCATGCCCATGAAGCATCTGCCGCTCGCTTTAATCAGCGACGTGCACGG ACGGACGTGCCAACTATTGAGTTGCCGACAGCGCCGACATACGACGGCATGCTGACACACGATCTGTCCCCCAATTCGCAGGAAcatcaccagcaacaacaacaactgcagcagccggCAACACCAAAAGATTTGCCACCCAGCTATGAATCACTTTTCCCAGACAGATAA
- the LOC133845945 gene encoding solute carrier family 25 member 35-like — protein sequence MATSDFVLGGLASVGATFFTNPIEVIKTRIQLQGELAARGSYAEPYKGVLQAFITVAKNDGLHGLQKGLVPALYFQFIINSFRLSIYTTAVDKHWMHKKNGEISFGLGLMWGAIGGVVGSYFSSPFFMIKTQLQSHAANEIAVGYQHSHTSLGSAMREIYKQGGIMGLWRGSLASLPRAAVGSGAQIATFGKTKALLVEYDLVTQPTYNSFCAGLIAGSLMSVAITPPDVISTRLYNQGVDAQGRGLYYNGWLDCFFKILRSEGIYGMYKGFWANYLRIAPHSTLVLLFFDELVAVREKYDLRF from the exons ATGGCTACATCGGACTTTGTACTCGGCGGCCTGGCCTCCGTGGGCGCCACATTTTTCACCAATCCTATAGAGGTCATTAAGACTCGCATTCAATTGCAAGGCGAATTGGCGGCCCGCGGATCCTACGCGGAACCCTACAAGGGAGTGCTGCAGGCCTTCATAACGGTGGCCAAAAACGACGGGTTGCATGGCCTGCAAAAAGGATTGGTGCCAGCTCTGTACTTTCAGTTCATCATCAATTCATTCAG GTTGAGCATTTACACAACTGCTGTGGACAAACATTGGATGCACAAGAAGAATGGCGAAATCTCATTTGGCCTGGGCTTAATGTGGGGCGCCATTGGCGGTGTTGTGGGCTCCTATTTTTCGAGTCCATTTTTCATG ATTAAGACGCAGCTACAATCGCACGCTGCGAACGAGATTGCCGTCGGCTATCAACACTCCCACACATCGCTCGGAAGCGCGATGCGCGAGATTTACAAGCAGGGCGGCATTATGGGCTTGTGGCGTGGCTCCTTGGCTTCACTGCCTCGGGCAGCTGTTGGCTCGGGGGCGCAGATTGCCACGTTTGGCAAGACCAAGGCTCTGTTGGTCGAATATGATCTGGTCACGCAGCCCACATACAACTCCTTCTGTGCTGGACTCATTGCGGGATCGCTAATGTCAGTGGCCATTACGCCACCGGATGTTATTAGCACGCGTCTGTACAATCAGGGGGTTGATGCTCAGGGTCGGGGTCTGTACTATAATGGCTGGTTGGATTGCTTCTTTAAGATCCTGCGAAGCGAGGGCATTTATGGTATGTATAAAGGCTTTTGGGCCAACTATCTGCGGATCGCACCACACTCGACCTTAGTGCTCTTGTTCTTTGACGAACTGGTCGCCGTGCGCGAAAAGTACGATCTGCGTTTCTAG
- the LOC133845948 gene encoding receptor expression-enhancing protein 5 isoform X1, whose protein sequence is MTAQLAQVSQWFDNYKGTVDVSLRDPKKPWTKAFDFVEERTGVDRVKIYFGAATFCALYLIFGYGAQLLCNIIGVLYPAYISIHAIESSTKQDDTKWLTYWVTFGIFTVIEFFSHVLTHVIPFYWLLKCAFLIWCMLPVENNGSVIIYHKLLRPYFLKHHASVDKIIDDGMKKAGNFVKSD, encoded by the exons ATGACCGCCCAATTAGCTCAGGTATCGCAGTGGTTCGATAACTACAAAGGAACTGTCGACGTGTCGCTGCGCGATCCCAAGAAACCATGGACCAAAGCCTTCGATTTTGTGGAGGAACGCACAGGCGTCGATAGAGTGAAGATATACTTTG GTGCCGCAACATTCTGTGCCTTGTATCTGATCTTTGGCTATGGCGCACAACTCTTGTGCAACATCATTGGTGTACTGTATCCGGCTTACATATCAATTCATGCCATCGAGTCCAGCACCAAACAGGATGACACCAAATGGCTGACTTACTGGGTCACCTTTGGCATCTTTACCGTCATCGAGTTCTTCTCGCATGTACTGACCCACGTTATTCCCTTCTACTGGCTGTTAAAG TGCGCTTTCCTCATTTGGTGCATGTTGCCCGTGGAGAACAATGGTTCGGTTATCATCTACCACAAGCTGCTGAGACCTTATTTCCTTAAACATCATGCAT CTGTTGATAAGATCATTGATGATGGCATGAAGAAGGCCGGCAACTTTGTGAAGAGCGACTAG
- the LOC133845948 gene encoding receptor expression-enhancing protein 5 isoform X2 has product MWLWDYIMEIKQRQAARRNVRVPVVYIGTGAATFCALYLIFGYGAQLLCNIIGVLYPAYISIHAIESSTKQDDTKWLTYWVTFGIFTVIEFFSHVLTHVIPFYWLLKCAFLIWCMLPVENNGSVIIYHKLLRPYFLKHHASVDKIIDDGMKKAGNFVKSD; this is encoded by the exons ATGTGGCTTTGGGATTATATTATGGAAATAAAACAACGCCAAGCGGCGAGACGTAATGTCAGAGTGCCCGTGGTCTACATTGGCACAG GTGCCGCAACATTCTGTGCCTTGTATCTGATCTTTGGCTATGGCGCACAACTCTTGTGCAACATCATTGGTGTACTGTATCCGGCTTACATATCAATTCATGCCATCGAGTCCAGCACCAAACAGGATGACACCAAATGGCTGACTTACTGGGTCACCTTTGGCATCTTTACCGTCATCGAGTTCTTCTCGCATGTACTGACCCACGTTATTCCCTTCTACTGGCTGTTAAAG TGCGCTTTCCTCATTTGGTGCATGTTGCCCGTGGAGAACAATGGTTCGGTTATCATCTACCACAAGCTGCTGAGACCTTATTTCCTTAAACATCATGCAT CTGTTGATAAGATCATTGATGATGGCATGAAGAAGGCCGGCAACTTTGTGAAGAGCGACTAG
- the LOC133845948 gene encoding receptor expression-enhancing protein 5 isoform X3 yields MAFEALELKLIEIFQENAIVRYGAATFCALYLIFGYGAQLLCNIIGVLYPAYISIHAIESSTKQDDTKWLTYWVTFGIFTVIEFFSHVLTHVIPFYWLLKCAFLIWCMLPVENNGSVIIYHKLLRPYFLKHHASVDKIIDDGMKKAGNFVKSD; encoded by the exons ATGGCTTTTGAGGCTTTGGAATTGAAACTTATTGAAATTTTCCAAGAGAATGCTATAGTGCGCTATG GTGCCGCAACATTCTGTGCCTTGTATCTGATCTTTGGCTATGGCGCACAACTCTTGTGCAACATCATTGGTGTACTGTATCCGGCTTACATATCAATTCATGCCATCGAGTCCAGCACCAAACAGGATGACACCAAATGGCTGACTTACTGGGTCACCTTTGGCATCTTTACCGTCATCGAGTTCTTCTCGCATGTACTGACCCACGTTATTCCCTTCTACTGGCTGTTAAAG TGCGCTTTCCTCATTTGGTGCATGTTGCCCGTGGAGAACAATGGTTCGGTTATCATCTACCACAAGCTGCTGAGACCTTATTTCCTTAAACATCATGCAT CTGTTGATAAGATCATTGATGATGGCATGAAGAAGGCCGGCAACTTTGTGAAGAGCGACTAG
- the LOC133845951 gene encoding small ribosomal subunit protein bS16m — MSLSPASGIGRFYKHSAKIIRFVRLGCTNRPFYHIVVMERRKNQHQPVIEQVGSYDPMPNENNERLVALNTERIRFWLGKGAHMSEPAAELLGISGLLPVHPRTYMTAWRNRKAAAEAAALAEAEGSQKAAETA; from the exons atgtcCTTATCACCGGCTAGTGGCATTGGACGCTTTTACAAGCACTCGGCGAAAATAATACGCTTTGTTCGCCTTGGCTGCACAAATCGCCCATTCTATCACATTGTTGTCATGGAG aGGCGCAAAAATCAGCATCAGCCTGTGATTGAGCAAGTCGGTTCATACGATCCAATGCCCAACGAGAACAATGAGAGATTAGTTGCCCTCAACACCGAACGCATTCGGTTCTGGCTGGGCAAAGGAGCTCACATGTCTGAGCCGGCTGCTGAGTTGTTGGGCATCTCTGGTTTGCTCCCTGTGCATCCCCGCACTTACATGACAGCTTGGCGCAATCGCAAGGCGGCAGCTGAGGCGGCGGCGCTGGCAGAAGCGGAGGGCAGTCAGAAAGCGGCAGAAACCGCGTAG